One window from the genome of Haloprofundus halobius encodes:
- a CDS encoding helix-hairpin-helix domain-containing protein, translating into MALLDKLKSLLGLNGSTDERERDPSVTVERDTRTQASTETEAAVKGTDEAAEPTAGTDPDDSTGDTESAEPAADSAAAASTESLVDEDAEDEAAAEPAEAAGPESDELDTDLETELDESDDSDESGETVDDEPVVEEAEPLAEEEPVAEAEGEAEDEPLAEDTDATASTESMVDEHADGAEGAEPAEAAGPESDELDTDVEDVGPDDEEDFDVDHDDERVVDGEDELGAESAESTVSVDTIKGIGPAYAQRLADAGVETVADLADADAAELGEQIDVSEKRVDTWIARAREQ; encoded by the coding sequence ATGGCACTCTTGGACAAGCTCAAGTCGTTGCTCGGCCTCAACGGGTCGACCGACGAGCGCGAGCGCGACCCGTCCGTGACGGTCGAACGCGACACGCGAACGCAGGCGAGTACGGAGACGGAAGCCGCCGTCAAAGGAACCGACGAAGCAGCCGAACCCACCGCAGGCACCGACCCCGACGACTCTACCGGAGACACCGAATCCGCCGAACCCGCCGCCGATAGTGCCGCCGCGGCGTCGACGGAGTCGTTGGTCGACGAAGATGCCGAGGACGAGGCCGCGGCGGAACCGGCGGAGGCCGCAGGCCCCGAGAGCGACGAACTGGACACCGACCTCGAAACGGAACTCGACGAGTCGGACGACTCCGACGAGTCCGGCGAGACCGTCGACGACGAACCGGTCGTCGAGGAGGCGGAACCGCTCGCCGAGGAGGAACCCGTCGCGGAGGCGGAGGGCGAGGCCGAGGACGAACCGCTCGCCGAGGACACCGACGCGACGGCGTCGACGGAGTCGATGGTCGACGAGCACGCCGACGGTGCCGAGGGAGCGGAACCGGCGGAGGCCGCAGGCCCCGAGAGCGACGAACTGGACACCGACGTGGAGGACGTCGGCCCCGACGACGAGGAAGACTTCGACGTGGACCACGACGACGAGAGGGTCGTCGACGGCGAAGACGAACTCGGCGCCGAATCGGCCGAATCGACCGTCTCCGTCGACACCATCAAGGGAATCGGTCCCGCCTACGCGCAACGCCTCGCCGACGCCGGCGTCGAGACAGTCGCCGACCTCGCCGACGCCGACGCCGCCGAACTCGGCGAACAGATAGACGTCTCCGAGAAGCGCGTCGACACGTGGATTGCGCGCGCTCGGGAGCAGTAA
- a CDS encoding shikimate dehydrogenase has protein sequence MQVFGLVGNPVGHSLSPPMHEAAYDSLGMDARYVTYEPSPERFAAALDGADALGITGLNVTIPFKQDALELVDADPFAERIGAVNTIDFTGDSDTPRGYNTDAAGVSRSFARHDVSPDGADAVVVGAGGAGRAAAFALADEGAAVHVANRTASRAAELAAELNDDGESEHTATAGDLDSLATSVPDADVLVNATSVGMESDETPVPAPLLHENLAVLDAVYAPPDTRLLREAREAGATTIDGAWMLLYQGVVAFERWTGREAPVDEMDAALRSRL, from the coding sequence ATGCAGGTGTTCGGACTCGTCGGCAACCCCGTCGGTCACTCGCTCTCGCCGCCGATGCACGAGGCGGCGTACGACTCGCTCGGCATGGACGCCCGGTACGTCACCTATGAACCGTCCCCCGAACGGTTCGCGGCCGCCCTCGACGGGGCGGACGCGCTGGGTATCACCGGCCTGAACGTCACGATTCCGTTCAAACAGGACGCGCTCGAACTCGTCGATGCCGACCCCTTCGCCGAGCGAATCGGCGCGGTCAACACGATCGACTTCACCGGCGACAGCGACACACCGCGCGGGTACAACACCGACGCCGCCGGCGTCAGTCGGTCGTTCGCCCGCCACGATGTCTCGCCGGACGGTGCGGACGCCGTCGTCGTCGGCGCGGGTGGGGCGGGTCGCGCGGCGGCGTTCGCGCTCGCCGACGAGGGCGCGGCGGTCCACGTGGCCAACCGAACCGCCTCGCGCGCGGCGGAACTCGCCGCCGAACTGAACGACGACGGAGAGAGCGAGCACACCGCCACCGCGGGCGACCTCGACTCGCTCGCCACGAGCGTCCCGGACGCCGACGTGCTCGTCAACGCGACGAGCGTCGGGATGGAGTCCGACGAGACGCCGGTTCCGGCGCCGCTGCTCCACGAGAATCTAGCGGTGCTCGACGCGGTGTACGCGCCGCCCGACACCCGACTCCTCCGTGAGGCCCGCGAGGCGGGTGCGACGACCATCGACGGCGCGTGGATGCTGCTGTATCAGGGCGTCGTCGCCTTCGAGCGGTGGACCGGCCGAGAGGCGCCCGTCGACGAGATGGACGCCGCTCTCCGGTCGCGGCTGTAA
- a CDS encoding sodium:calcium antiporter, which translates to MSSVLRHPLAAVAATTGLTLPWIYLWATGSAESLPTLWVVAISGIAVLGASFLLAWGAETAEKDVPRAFAIAVLAVLAVAPEYAVDALYAWTAGANVGTPRGAEAANLAVANMTGANRILIGLGWSGIALFTIYRAQSASDPAVESRSGLLANVVHLDRDISTEITFLLAATAYAFLVPLRDGIGILDTVVLVGIYLLYIAVIVRGDVEEHEQQVGVPAYFHRYPRGGRVAVVLTLFVYSGAMIYTAVHPFAHGLELLGTELGIPAFFMIQWIAPLASESPELIVVAYLVNKARSTAGFNALISSKLNQWTLLIGTLAVVYSIAAGEVGHLPFDFKQSAEIWITAAQSFFALAVLVNFTISAREAVALLVLFVSQVAIEFLLIRDLVSLPFGIGTIEVLLGYTVVYLVLGTVLFVARRDGLRELLDRTAHTAQDAFGSGQTQAERAD; encoded by the coding sequence ATGAGTTCAGTTCTTCGACACCCGCTCGCGGCCGTCGCGGCCACGACAGGGCTCACCCTCCCCTGGATCTACCTCTGGGCGACCGGGTCGGCCGAGTCGCTGCCGACGCTCTGGGTCGTCGCGATCAGCGGTATCGCCGTCCTCGGGGCGTCGTTCCTCCTCGCGTGGGGCGCCGAGACGGCCGAGAAAGACGTGCCGCGGGCGTTCGCCATCGCGGTGCTGGCAGTACTGGCCGTGGCCCCCGAGTACGCCGTCGACGCGCTGTACGCGTGGACCGCCGGCGCGAACGTCGGCACGCCTCGCGGCGCGGAGGCCGCGAACCTCGCCGTCGCCAACATGACCGGTGCGAACCGCATCCTCATCGGACTCGGGTGGTCCGGCATCGCGCTGTTCACCATCTACCGCGCACAGAGCGCGTCGGACCCGGCCGTGGAGTCGCGGTCGGGCCTGCTCGCGAACGTGGTCCACCTCGACCGCGACATCTCGACGGAGATCACGTTTCTGCTCGCGGCGACGGCGTACGCCTTCCTCGTGCCGCTCCGCGACGGCATCGGTATCCTCGACACGGTCGTGCTCGTCGGTATCTACCTCCTCTACATCGCGGTCATCGTCCGTGGCGACGTCGAGGAACACGAACAGCAGGTCGGCGTCCCGGCGTACTTCCACCGATACCCGAGGGGCGGGCGCGTCGCCGTCGTTCTCACGCTGTTCGTGTACTCCGGTGCGATGATCTACACCGCCGTTCACCCGTTCGCCCACGGTCTCGAACTGCTCGGCACGGAGTTGGGAATCCCAGCGTTCTTCATGATTCAGTGGATCGCACCGCTGGCCAGCGAGAGCCCCGAACTCATCGTCGTCGCCTACCTCGTCAACAAGGCGCGGTCGACCGCCGGGTTCAACGCGCTCATCTCCTCGAAGCTCAACCAGTGGACGCTGCTCATCGGGACGCTCGCGGTCGTCTACAGCATCGCGGCGGGAGAGGTCGGCCACCTCCCGTTCGACTTCAAGCAGTCGGCCGAAATCTGGATCACGGCCGCCCAGAGCTTCTTCGCGCTCGCGGTGCTCGTGAACTTCACCATCAGCGCCCGCGAGGCCGTCGCCTTGCTCGTGCTGTTCGTCTCGCAGGTCGCAATCGAGTTCCTCCTCATCCGAGACCTCGTCTCGCTCCCGTTCGGCATTGGCACTATCGAGGTACTCCTCGGATACACCGTCGTCTACCTCGTGCTCGGGACGGTGTTGTTCGTCGCACGCCGCGACGGGCTTCGAGAACTGCTCGACCGGACCGCACACACCGCCCAGGACGCGTTCGGAAGCGGCCAGACGCAGGCCGAACGCGCCGACTGA
- a CDS encoding D-aminoacyl-tRNA deacylase: protein MIAIVVSRADYTSEHIGEHLLELADWEGYEDDSRSDADGGGTVYRTDGFELRTFEDLHIYLDDPAAAFVDSGADAEFLVFASRHSGDTGALLTAHFTGNFGPEKYGGNDRELARACPGAQKTVVNALAEHAPDGYEVGIEATHHGPTDLSLPSMFVELGSDDTQWEDTPAARAVAAAILDLRGTSVNLDGNGDDEPNRHVVGFGGGHYAPRFGRIVRETEWAVGHVGADWQLDAMGAPEANRDVLERAFERSAADYALVDGENPDLESTVEDVGYEVVSETWLREVGDRPLSVVSALEDELSTVDDGLRFGSRRVDDPDGFSVVEFPAELLAEAQGIDADAVREAVLDHSVAFETRESGTRSVGRAAVADGDDGSDYDALVDALVDVLEAKYGEVERDEGAKIVRAHERAFDPERAKTLGISEGPAFGRLAAGQAVEHEGERIDPDVVHVDRTVTFSY from the coding sequence GTGATTGCCATCGTCGTCAGTCGCGCCGACTACACATCGGAACACATCGGCGAGCACCTGCTCGAACTCGCCGACTGGGAGGGGTACGAAGACGACAGCCGTTCGGACGCCGACGGCGGCGGCACCGTCTACCGAACCGACGGCTTCGAGCTCCGGACGTTCGAGGACCTCCACATCTACCTCGACGACCCCGCGGCGGCGTTCGTCGACTCCGGTGCCGACGCCGAATTCCTCGTGTTCGCCTCCCGGCACTCCGGCGACACCGGGGCGCTTCTCACTGCGCACTTCACCGGGAACTTCGGCCCCGAGAAGTACGGCGGCAACGACCGAGAACTCGCCCGTGCCTGTCCGGGTGCACAGAAAACGGTCGTGAACGCGCTCGCCGAACACGCGCCGGACGGGTACGAGGTCGGCATCGAGGCGACCCACCACGGGCCCACGGATCTCTCGCTGCCCTCGATGTTCGTCGAACTCGGCAGCGACGACACTCAGTGGGAAGACACGCCGGCGGCCCGCGCCGTCGCCGCGGCGATTCTCGACCTTCGCGGCACGTCGGTGAATCTCGACGGAAACGGCGACGACGAACCCAACCGACACGTCGTCGGCTTCGGTGGCGGCCACTACGCGCCGCGGTTCGGCCGCATCGTCCGCGAGACCGAGTGGGCCGTCGGCCACGTCGGCGCGGACTGGCAACTCGACGCGATGGGCGCGCCCGAGGCGAATCGGGACGTGCTCGAACGAGCGTTCGAGCGAAGCGCGGCCGACTACGCGCTCGTCGATGGCGAGAACCCCGACCTCGAATCCACCGTCGAGGACGTAGGGTACGAGGTGGTGAGCGAGACGTGGCTCCGGGAGGTCGGCGACCGACCGCTCTCTGTCGTCTCGGCGCTCGAAGACGAGCTGTCGACCGTCGACGACGGCCTCCGATTCGGCAGTCGACGCGTCGACGACCCCGACGGGTTCTCGGTCGTCGAGTTCCCCGCCGAACTGCTGGCGGAGGCGCAGGGCATCGATGCCGACGCGGTGCGTGAGGCGGTACTCGACCACAGCGTCGCCTTCGAGACGCGGGAGAGCGGGACGCGGTCGGTTGGCCGAGCGGCGGTCGCGGACGGAGACGACGGAAGCGACTACGACGCGCTCGTCGACGCGCTCGTCGACGTTCTCGAAGCGAAGTACGGCGAGGTCGAACGCGACGAGGGCGCGAAAATCGTCCGCGCACATGAGCGCGCGTTCGACCCCGAGCGCGCGAAGACGCTCGGCATCTCGGAGGGACCGGCGTTCGGCAGACTCGCAGCGGGGCAGGCCGTCGAACACGAGGGCGAGCGAATCGACCCCGACGTGGTACACGTCGACCGAACGGTCACGTTCTCGTACTAA